DNA sequence from the Lynx canadensis isolate LIC74 chromosome B2, mLynCan4.pri.v2, whole genome shotgun sequence genome:
CATCTTCCATATCTCAAACTTGGGGTCAGTGAGCATCACCCATGAAATTATAGAATTCAGCTCACCTGCATTTATTAGGAACCTGTCATAAGTAGTATAGTATTCTAAAAGTCACATTGTGTCCTAATCATGGTTGCAGTCAAGGGGGCATCACAGAATATGAATATCTGAAGTTAATCCTATGGGAAAGCAAAAATTAAGGACTGAAGTATATTTTAGGCTGAAATTTCTGAGTAAAAAAAGCCCAAATCTTGTcacttaccccccacccccagtgatCTGGGGGGTAATCTGGGACAATGATTCTTAAATTTGGGAGTGCATAAGAATCAGCTGATTTCTAAACCTCCATCAACCTACTGAGAATCCATAAGCATGGGGCTGggaaataaatactttttcaCAATTTCCCCGGCTGATTCTGATGTACTCTAAAATTTGAGAACCGCCCATCTTGTAGTGACTAAAATATTAGACCTATGactttagaattttagaatttttgttgGTTTCTCTGAATGTTGCGGGTTTccccctcattttgtttttctttgttagcAACCTTTCCCCTCGATCTCACAAAAACTCGACTCCAAATGCAAGGAGAAGCGGCTCTTGCTCGGTTGGGAGACGGTGCAAGAGAGTCGGCTCCCTATAGGGGCATGGTGCGCACAGCCCTAGGGATTGTTCAAGAAGAAGGCTTCCTAAAGCTTTGGCAAGGAGTGACACCTGCCATTTACAGACACGTAGGTATTTATCTTGATTCCATCTGGTAAGTTTGTTATGAGTGCTGTGTTTGTGTCCTCTGCTTTTGTGTTTAGCCGTGTCCAAAAACCAGTAGCTTTTTTCCTATTAATgtgataaatgaatatatattctcTTAAGAAGAAAATTGACTACCAATTTAAGGCAATTAAGGAACAATCAccttaaatttttagaaatgcacaTACAAGTATTTAGGGATGAACTGTCATGATGTCTGTAAtggactttaagaaaaaaaatgagtcataaatacggagaacaaactgagggttacgggaggggttgtgggaggggggatgggctaaatgggtaaggggcactaaggaatctactcctgaaatcattgttgcactagatgctaacgaatttggatataaattttaaaaaataaaaaataaaatttaaaaaaagaaagaaaaaaatgagtcaaaTATGGCAAAAATGTTAGCAATTGATCAATCTCAAGGATATAGAGGGAGTTATTTTCTCTACTTCTTCTACATGTTtgagatgtttttaatgtttatttatttttgagagagggagagcatggagaggagagaggcagagagagggagacacagaatctgaagcaggcttcaggctctgagctgtcagcacagagcccatggtAGGGcttgaaccgcgagatcatgacctgagccgaagtcagacacttaactgaccgagctacccaggcaccccacatttgaagatttttaagaaaagaaatgaataatcgATACATTTCTCTACTTTGgaaactttaaaacacaaaatttaaatttttcgtGTTCTTTGCAAATTAAAACTTATTTGACTTAAATGCCAAATCTCGCTAGTCTCTGTCCCATATGTTACAGATTAGGTAActctgaaagaaaacaaggatgaCTAATCCTATTCTGGCAATGGAGTAATTGCAGTGCAGCTgatttttgcctcagtttccaagGCTACCTAACTACCTGTGTGGGCCTTCAGTCATTCTTCAAGGAAAATAGTTGTAACTATGTCATAGCCAGTGAAGATGCTTTTCTGCCCTGCTTCTAAAGTGGCACTCACAAACATAATAGTTGTTGGGTTTTCAGCTTGTGGATGGGAGAATGTAAAACTTGGTTTCAAAGGAGGTAGGACAGACATGGCATTTTACTCCTCTACATTCATAATATTTCCTCAAATATGTAGGGACCTTTGACCAGAAAAGTGTCCAGACTTAATATTCAccagcttattatttttaaagtttcagttcTTCAGATGAGTAAGTTAAGAGTGTATTCTTCAAGAGCTATCCAGAAGTATGTACAGAGACTGTTGGTGTTTTGGTGCTTCGTATATTTTTGCATACATTAAAACCCTTGATCAGACTTCCTGAAATATCACGAAAAGTGCTCTCTGTGAATACCATGTActgattttaatgatttttattttctattctttttttttttaattttctcctttgcttcccatgattattctgatttcttttcatttgtattttgttgaTCATCGTATATGGCTTTCCAGTTAAGATTCATATCATATGTTTGATACTTGACTGAAAAATTACCTTAATATAATAAGTCATCTGATGAAGTTATGCATGTTTGTTCAAGGAAAATCCCTGCTGTATACCAAGCTCTGTCCTTGAGAGGGCACACAGAGTAATGAAAACACACAAAGCCTGCCCTGAAAAGCTCACGGTCTGATGGAAAGATAAGCAACAAAGCCAAGTTAATCTCCAATTAATGTGACAAAAGTCCTATTAGATGTATGCCTGGGTAGTTCTGGGAGAACAGAGGAGAAGCATGGCAGGTGCAACGGCAGTCTAGAACAGAGCACTTTTTAGACAACATGTTCTTTGAATTGAATCTTGGAGGACTAGGAGGAGTTAGcaaagcagagaagggagaatCCATTCAAGAAAGATCAGCCAGCCTGTGAGAAGGCCTGAGGCTTGATGCATGCCACATTTAGAGCAACATCAAGAAAAACCCACGTGTTTGAAGCATAGGGCACATGAGGGAAAGACACAGCTAAAGAGATCCACTAGCTCAGGTCAAAATGTCCTCTTGTCTTATTAAACATGTAGCCAAATTCACGTTTTAAATGATCTGTTTCACACAGTGTACTCTGGAGGGCGCATGGTCACTTACGAACATCTCCGTGAAGTTGTGTTTGGCAAAAGTGAAGATAAGCATTATCCTCTTTGgtaagttttgttttgaaaatagtaTGTGCTCTTGCCCCCGAGGCCTTCATGTTTACCCATCAGATACATATAAAATTGTACATTTATGCCACAACTGCCTTGTCATAggcttaaaataaagaataattacaATGTAAATTCAAGTAATTGAGCGTTTACTGCATACAGCATAAAACaaacatgtacatatgtatattaaggttttatatatgttatttaatattttaatgttaaaagaaCTCTTACAGAGCACCTCCTTTATGCCTCTTTCTACTGAGAAAAGAGCTTTCgagtcagacagagagaggctCAAAAATTCCTGCTCTACTAGTATATATGTAAGCTGATTAAATTACTTGATCGTTTTTATCTTCAGTTTTCTTAGCTGTAGAACTAATACCTACCATCAGGCTTTTGTGTTTGTACgattagatgagataatgtatgtaagtGCATATCACTTAGAGTGTTtataacagaaacagaaaaataggttattataaataagttaaatataaataaattaaaaacataaaaacacaaagaaaaatagggAAAGGATATCAACAGGCAAAATTCACAAAGGGAAAACATGTGTTTGTTAAACATGTAAAGTGTTCAACCTCACCAGTAATCAAAGCAATTAATCAAAATTATCTTTTAGCCATTACATTAAGCTGTTAATGGGAATATAAGTTATTAGAGAGcttttttttgagaataaaatttctgttaaaatgtttaaatgtgtaATCCTTTGACCCAGCAACTCTTCCTTTATGATATAATCACATTCAGAAATACTTGCACCaatgcataaacacacacacacacaaagatatcGACTGTAGCAGTGTtgataatagtatttttttccttttttaattagatatatttttaaattttaaattcaagttagttaacatatagtgtagcgttgattgcaggagtagaatttagtgactcatcgtttacatatagcacccagtgctcattccaagaagtgccctccttaatgcccatcacccacttagtaatttttttaaaaaagtaaatatcggggcacccaggtggctcagttggttagacgaccgacttcggctcaggtcttgatctcgcagtttctgagttcaagccccgtgttaggctctgtgctgacagctcagaatctggagcctacttcagattctgttcttcccctctctctacccctcccctgctacgctctgtgtttctctgtctctcagtaataataaataaacgttaaaaaaaatctaaaaaaaataaaataataaaaaaagtaaatatcaatTGGGAAGTGggtaaattttgatatatttatacagaAAAGCATAATGCAGAGCTTTGAAAGACTGAGGTAAGTTTTATATGACTAACCAATAATGATGTCTGTAATAATATCTTTCCTGGCCTAAAAAAAAAGTCGAAGTCACAACTGTAAGGAAAGGGCAATAAGCAGAATTTCACCTTCCAGATGAAATCTGTTggctctgttttttaaaaagtgtaatgtatggggcgcctgggtggcgaagtcggttaagcgtcccacttcagccaggtcacgatctcgcggtccgtgagttcgagccccgtgtcgggctctgggctgatggctcagagcctggagcctgtttctgattctgtgtctccctgtctctctgcccctcccccgttcatgctctgtctctctctgtcccaaaaataaataaacgttgaaaaaaaataaaaataaaaaaaaataaaataaaaagtgtaatgTACTAAGTTACACTAATTGCTTTCCCAGAACTAGTGATAGAATAGATTAATAGTCCTTGCATTTTgtaaccccctcccccagcagagaAAGATATAGATAAGGGGttcaaaggaaatatttcacTATGAAGTCACCTCTCAGGGTGGATGGGCTTGATGTCCTTTGACCCAGTCCGAACAATTAATTCagtcagtaagtatttattgaatgatcaTGGCATGCCAGTTCTGTATTTAATACTGAGGCTATCGTAATGAAAAAGATACAGTCCCTGCCATCACTGAGCACACAGTAATAGAGACAGATGCCTAAAGAATTACAATTATGTCACAATTACCAAGGAGGCCATGGTTATGAGATTctcacagagaaagacaattatggTGTACCATGTTCATGATCGTGAGAACCAGGCACTCTGGTAGGCCACTGGTGGCAGTGGAGATTGATATAAAGTCTATGGAAGATAATTTGGCAGGGCCTATCAAACGTCCTGTAAATcttcaaattttttaaacattacaccgtttaaataaattgtggtgtgTCCATAAAGTGGGATGCTATGAAACAATCTTTTTAAACGAGGCAGCTCTGTATGAATTGATAACCTTTGAGATACAGTATTaggaaaaatatatcttaaaagatATTATTAGGGGAAAATCAAAGTGTGAAACAGCATACAGCCTGGCATTCTACATTTATGCCTTTCAATAGGAGtatttatacatacatgtttgtgtgtgcactGTCAGTTGTAACTTAGCGCTTAAGACTCTGTggtccaggggctcctgggtggctcagtcggttaagtgtcctacttcagctcaggtcatgatctcacagttcatggattcaagccccacatcaggctctgtgctgacagctcagagcctggagccgcttcggattctgtgtcccccgcccccctcttgtcccttccctgcttgtactctgtgtctgtctgtctctctctctctcaaaaataaataaacataaaaaaaaaaaaaaaagactgggtggTCTGCACTCAGACTTCCTGGCGTTATATCTTAGCTGTTCCActcacttatatataatatataatataataacatatattccCGTTAATAGCTTCCCATTAATGTAATGgctaaaagataattttaattaatttctttgattactagtTGTGTGATTTATCATTTAACTGCttttatgtctcagtttccttatctgtgaagaGAACGTAACAGCTGTACTAATATCATAGGTTTGACATAAGAatgaaatgatgtttttaaaaatacttagaacagtgtctgacgTAATAAGCATTCAGTGAATGCATTACTGTTATGTCCAGGACACCATAAGAAACTAGCAATTGTGATTACTTCAGAGGAGGGGAACTGGTGATAGGGACCCTTTTTACTCTATACCCATTTGTACCTCTTCTAATATTGTTTtagagtaaaaggaaagaaaatacccCCTGTCTCCTAAGAAAAGGTAAAGCATGTTTAAGTACAGTAGTCTAGACATGATCGCTATTGGCTTTGGGAGGTGAGGAGAAGAAAGTCTAAGGACAGAGAGAGCTTCTTCAAAGAGAGGAAAGTTTTCAAACCCCTTTTACTTTGCAACTACTAAAATAGTAGTTTATAAAATTTGACCAGCTTCTGTCTGTTAGACTGATTACATctatgctatttttatttccctgtggTCAGAATTAAGCAACGATTAAATGGTCAGTTCACGTATTTATGTCTTTGAAGCAACTGCCCTTCCTTTGAATTTCAGGCTATGGAAGGCCCGTGAAACCAGATTTGAATTTCAACTCCTTCTAGTCCTTTAACCCTCCCTTCAGTAAACAGACAAACCATCTGCCTTCCCCTGTGATTTGTTTGGGTCTATCGTTTTCTGCACTTTGTCTGAAGTCCCCTATGCAGGGGCTGTACCAGCTTGGTACTGTTCACTACAAAATTTGTAAAATTCATAGAAACTATTGAAAATGTATCTCCTTTTATAATTAGGAAGTCAGTGATTGGAGGTATGATGGCTGGTGTTGTTGGCCAATTTTTAGCCAACCCAACTGATCTAGTGAAGGTTCAGatgcaaatggaaggaaaaaggaaacttgAAGGGAAGCCTTTGCGGTAAGTTCTCCAATTAACTGATACCTTTCCTCTCCCCCATCATACTTTGAACACTTACCTAATGATTTATGCATTTTTGCAATCCACTGTTCAGCAGAGACATTAATTCTGACTTTTTCAGCTTGGAAGATACATTCATTAAGAGGAGAGCTAACATGGATCATTTCTTTGCATGTTAAGGTGCACGTGTTCTCTACCAGACAAATTCTATGCGTGTGTAGCTCTTAGCTGCTTTTCCCAGCCAAGTCAGCTAGACTTGTCTCCTGCTACAGCTTTTGATATAGCGTCTGATCACTAAAATTTGCCCTAGTGTGAATCCCAGTTTTGCCATTATGGGTTAGTGCTGTGGAGGTCACTTAGCACTCCTCGTCtctgttttttcatctttgaaaaggTTAATATCAGAAGGTTTGCATGACAGATTGCCTGGCTCATCCATGTCTAAAAGCTAGGTTTCATTCCATTTCTCCCTGAAAGAAGGGAAATAGCAAGACTGACCTTGCAAGTTCTTTCCACTTCCCTAATTCTGTTCCGTCTCTTTTCCCCAAGTTGAAGGAAGGTTTTCATTTTGACTTTGTGATATAAAATTCTCCTATGGCATTACTCTACATTATTGAAGTCTGCCTTTCTTCAAAGGttttatgttaaataatttatgaaaacacCACTTGGACTGTTTCCCTGGAAAAAGGGCAAAACCTTAGAGATTGATAGACCTCTCTCAGAAAAGAGGCAAAGTGCAGGATGCCTTGGACTGAGTACAAAGAGGTCTGCTCCTCTGAACACTGCAGGTCTGTGACTgggccagaggggaaggaggctTTGGCGGCCCCTTCGAGAGCCCACCACTGACCACTGCTCTCCAttcagcccctcctccagctggCTCCGTGAAAAATGAGGTTGGGCTTGGCAGTCCACATCCCCCTTGAACCCTGCAAACAGAGAGAGGACACCCACCACAGAGGACAAAAGGGTACCACTCTGACTTAACCGAGCAGTTTACAGAATCCCAGGGCCCATTTGATTGTCTTGGAACAACTTTGAGTTAATTACTAAGTAGCAGGGCACAGCTATGTTGCCATGGTTGGATATATGGAGAGAATTATTGGGATCCAGAAAAATCTGACTTTTTAACTAATCTCCTCAATTTTTCCCCCTTGTCTCCACTGTTGGAaatttttggtttgatgtagtaGTAAAACATTTCATGTACAGAACATCAACCTTGGGGTCACACATCCTGGGATTCATATTCAGCCTTTGCCACCTTTTAGCTCCAACCCTAgtcaagttccttaacctctccgagcctcagtttcctcagatggaaattgaaatattaatacatatttcatagagttttcaggaataaaatttatcTTATGTGTATAAAAAGTCTTGTGCTTAATAAGTGCACAACAGATTTTAGCTACGAGGGCCATCATTTGTGAGTATCACTTCCCATGTAGCATAAGAGCCATTATGCATGCCCAGTAAATATGTCATACTATCTTTTTGCTGAGACTTAGGGAATGTAATGCCTAAGAAAAGCCACTCAGCTAGTAATGGTAAAGGAGGCATGGAACTCCAGGTATTTCTGACTATATAAAACccagacttttattttataacagaGGTTTCCAGATTTGATTCATGGTTCAGCCTCATTTTTTACTTGGGTACCATAAACAAGAGCAAAATCAGGATAGGATAGTAAATTTTTATAAAGCCATAAGTACTCAATTTTAAGAACTCTTATTATGACATTACCCTCTCTGCTCTTTGGGctaaaaatgtcatttcctttctgaGAATATTTGGGGATTGATTTTGTAACGTTATTTGGTGAAATTACAAAATTTGCAGGTCTCACGTAGTACTAGTAAAATGAACCCAGACATTTGATAGCTTCCCTCCTGGATTTAATATGTGCGTTGATGGCTAAATATCAAGAAAGGAATTTTAACCTGCTTAATAATCTGAGAAGAGGATGAGAGTTGATAAAGACTTcagtaaaaaaatgtttaagtcaaATGTcagctttttttccctaaaaaaatgtttttttttttggaaattgacTTATATGGATTGCTTTAATTTCTAACAATTCTGGATAATTAAGATGTTATTTTACTCCAAATCATAACAGCTATAGGCAAAGCTTATCCAGCTGCATTCCATGCACAGAAATGCAtagaattttcatatttaattattatttttcctttagatttCGTGGTGTGCATCATGCATTTGCAAAAATCTTATCTGAAGGAGGAATACGTGGGCTTTGGGCAGGCTGGGTACCCAATATACAAAGAGCAGCACTGGTGAATATGGGAGGTAATGGAAACTTTATTGAATTCTGAGAAGTCATACTGCCTTGATCACCGTAAGGTTAAGCACTTACAttggggaaaatgaaattttttttattagttttagtaaTGTATATTGGCAACAGTCTTATTTtatgttgttaatattttaattgaatattttccctagagcatttttacttttctccatGGTGATCTATGAAAAGGATTTCCTAAAACAAGCAAATTGTGACAATAAGGATATTAAGACTAAATAATTTCTGAGGTCTCCTCTCCACCTACACCCTCCTCTAAGACTCAAAGTGGCACATGTAACCATGTGGTAATCACTCTATCCAGACTGTCCAAATCGTTCCCCCAGTAACCCTGCTCCTACTGCTGTATAACCCAGCTTgtgcagccaggcaccccaggctggAAGCCTGAACATTTCCTTAACTCATCCTGTCCCTCACCTTTGATATTCAGTCACTAATTGCTTCtgtcttctaaatatttcttaaagtgtCCACCCCCCCAATACATAACACCATAGTGTCCTTAAAACCACCATTTTTACAATACTCACCGTCAAAGCCACATAGCTAGAGCACTGACACAGCCATCCAGCAGATGTCATTCTTTGTCCTCATTATTTGTACCCAATACCCAGAGGGATTTATCTAAAATACACATCTGAACATGGTACTGGGACCCTTAAAACCCTTCACTGGCTTCTCATCCCTCACAGAACAAAGTGGAAATTTCATCACATAACACAGAAAGTCTGCACAATCCAACTGGTGCTTCGGGGAATTGAGCAATTCATTGATGGAGGAGTAAAGAATGAAGTAGAGAGTCACAAACTAGAAGGTTCCACTGCCTACACATATCACACTGTTCTTCACCTCATACTttgttcttccctctcttcttctatcTAGTTTCCTCCTGCAGATCACTTAGCACCAGCTGAAGTGTCTCTCCACCATGTAATTTTCCTGAACCCCACAACCACCCTGCCCTAGCCATGTTGTGTTAGATGTCCTTTCATGTGTTTCTGAAGTTCCCGGTGCTTATCTCTGTTATTGCTTGTACCTCATTCCATTGCTTTCTAGTATATGTTTATCTCCACTAGATTATGAGTTCTCTGAAGGCAAggaccatgttttatttatcattattttcctaGTCCCTTACATGTAGTCACTAAACAgttgatgaatgaattaatgaatgaaagaaccACTTCTAAGACCAAAATTATATGATTCTAGGAAATTAACAGATAGCCTTTTTGAAGGGTGTAGGAACATATCACATAAACCTCAAAGAAAGcaaatctgtttttttattattattattttgccattTCAGTCCATCCATGTCTACTGTATCATACTTGTGGATATTTTGGTTATCAGGAATCTTGTCTGATTTTAGTTTCTCAATTCGATGCTTCAAAATCTCTTGTAGCTCAGATTTCTCTCCTAGGTTCCCAGTTATTTACTCAGAATGTTCACTTAGGTTTTCTCAAATACATTGCTTTGTGTCCAAACCACACTCATTATCAAACCACTTCCTTCTCCATTCTTCCCAATCTCAGAATATGATAAAATCACCTTCTCATCTGACCAACGCAGAAACCTAAGcatgatttttgtctctttcctttcacTTCAAGTCCAGCCACTTCTGTCTCCTATCTAAATCTCACATCCACCTACTTCTTCTTGTCCAAGGAGCCACTCCTTTGTCCAAGTATAATTGATCTTCCCTCACTGGATCAGTACAAAAGCCTCCAAACTGGTCTCCCCATACCCACCCTACAGCCATTGTGTGCCACCTTGCATCTGAAAGTGCTCCCATCAGGGTCACCAATCCATCAtcttacttaaaacattttaaattggcCAGTTCTCATTTTCACCATCTCCAAAAATGTCAGCCCTGCTGACAGAGTGTTTAAGCCCAAAATGTTGTAGTCCTCTTTGATCCCTTTCTTTCGCTC
Encoded proteins:
- the SLC25A27 gene encoding mitochondrial uncoupling protein 4 isoform X4, with protein sequence MSVPEDEERLLPLAQRWPRASKFLLSGCAATVAELATFPLDLTKTRLQMQGEAALARLGDGARESAPYRGMVRTALGIVQEEGFLKLWQGVTPAIYRHVVYSGGRMVTYEHLREVVFGKSEDKHYPLWKSVIGGMMAGVVGQFLANPTDLVKVQMQMEGKRKLEGKPLRFRGVHHAFAKILSEGGIRGLWAGWVPNIQRAALVNMGDLTTYDTVKHYLVLNTPLEDNITTHGLSSLCSGLVASILGTPADVIKSRIMNQPRDKQGRVYENILC
- the SLC25A27 gene encoding mitochondrial uncoupling protein 4 isoform X3; the protein is MSVPEDEERLLPLAQRWPRASKFLLSGCAATVAELATFPLDLTKTRLQMQGEAALARLGDGARESAPYRGMVRTALGIVQEEGFLKLWQGVTPAIYRHVVYSGGRMVTYEHLREVVFGKSEDKHYPLWKSVIGGMMAGVVGQFLANPTDLVKVQMQMEGKRKLEGKPLRFRGVHHAFAKILSEGGIRGLWAGWVPNIQRAALVNMGDLTTYDTVKHYLVLNTPLEDNITTHGLSSLCSGLVASILGTPADVIKSRIMNQPRDKQGRGLLYKSSTDCLIQAVQGEGFMSLYKGFLPSWLRMTPWSLVFWLTYEKIREMSGVSPF
- the SLC25A27 gene encoding mitochondrial uncoupling protein 4 isoform X2 produces the protein MSVPEDEERLLPLAQRWPRASKFLLSGCAATVAELATFPLDLTKTRLQMQGEAALARLGDGARESAPYRGMVRTALGIVQEEGFLKLWQGVTPAIYRHVVYSGGRMVTYEHLREVVFGKSEDKHYPLWKSVIGGMMAGVVGQFLANPTDLVKVQMQMEGKRKLEGKPLRFRGVHHAFAKILSEGGIRGLWAGWVPNIQRAALVNMGDLTTYDTVKHYLVLNTPLEDNITTHGLSSLCSGLVASILGTPADVIKSRIMNQPRDKQGRGLLYKSSTDCLIQAVQGEGFMSLYKGFLPSWLRMQSGWITQGHPVRPSTEFSRRLNPEHFPWARRFDL